One Acropora palmata chromosome 2, jaAcrPala1.3, whole genome shotgun sequence genomic window carries:
- the LOC141869303 gene encoding uncharacterized protein LOC141869303 has product MVKAVMLSAAIFILLAVVGLSSASDDLRAEFSMGGIKGSVVFSQPQTDGATTISVNLLGVNETLKWSIRQLPMIYDGNAALSCSASAIGELFDPKMAKIAPNYDSRCQNDNNTKFHACAVGDLSRMLGNITADTAKMNHTNQNLTIPTRGKHSIMGRTLVLHSGAAPKACALITPVYPMKTAVAVFRAPIGGFVYFRQVKGIQDTTIFVDLFFVNNADSQGDFTWQINQGLLDTDASDFTTYCKTLGELFNPVNSHSQNCNQEMHRNCPVGDLASKHGNVTVSLASARQSTTKAAFTDSNLPLSGANSVVGKSIVLFPVNDPLKPIACAKIEILMSRVTKATFTPEANEGVSGYFEFTQASPFDPTMAEIHLNGLQSKAHGYHVHAYPSPDHKKLSGRDACHGFIAGDHWNPFDIDINTSPAEGTGTYDKYEVGDLSGKYGSFLNRSTYDKRHIDYNLPLFGPNSIQGRSVLFHNHKIREQNRRWVCSNLKPVLDPKTHFVMKAAANFTGPTLKGMIVMEQHFSSEANVAFPDATIFIEVMHSDPLAEPTDDHKWDIHLDPVGDDAVAPELNKRCMSLHEDLNPFGVYGEGTYSTACSPTNMLRCEMGDLTKKHAPFKVNGGRQFYHDVNLPLFGKNSVVGRGMTVHEKNMGEYRVACANINADQSLFVEKSLVFKRHDLFSTSHFVNIVSKALGIPNWRLFNIRIEKAEVERCEMIKFGIIGKADQVSQPVKKLSDILRGNPGVLEEYRPSDDCVSLEPAPISGTASYDHVNIFSLVVVAIAAAAWKMC; this is encoded by the exons ttgTTGGGTTGTCGTCAGCCAGTGATGATTTACGGGCAGAGTTCAGCATGGGTGGAATAAAGGGAAGCGTTGTCTTCTCGCAACCACAAACTGATGGTGCTACAACCATCTCAGTGAATCTCTTGGGCGTCAACGAGACTTTGAAATGGAGCATTCGACAACTACCAATGATCTACGATGGAAATGCAGCCCTCAGCTGTTCTGCTAGTGCAATAGGCGAGCTCTTTGACCCAAAGATGGCAAAAATAGCTCCCAATTACGATTCCCGATGTCAAAATGACAATAACACAAAATTCCACGCGTGTGCTGTTGGAGACCTGAGTAGAATGCTGGGAAACATCACAGCAGACACAGCAAAGATGAACCACACCAATCAGAACTTGACAATTCCAACTAGAGGGAAACACAGCATTATGGGTAGAACCCTTGTCCTTCACAGCGGAGCTGCACCCAAGGCATGTGCACTGATTACTCCTGTGTACCCAATGAAGACAGCGGTAGCAGTATTCAGAGCTCCAATAGGAGGCTTTGTTTACTTTAGGCAAGTTAAGGGTATACAGGACACTACGATCTTTGTGGATCTCTTCTTTGTTAACAATGCTGACTCTCAGGGAGACTTTACCTGGCAGATAAACCAAGGATTATTGGACACTGATGCATCTGATTTCACAACTTACTGCAAAACACTCGGTGAACTTTTCAACCCAGTCAACAGTCACAGTCAAAACTGTAATCAAGAAATGCATAGAAATTGCCCAGTCGGTGATCTGGCATCGAAACATGGAAATGTCACCGTTTCCTTGGCATCTGCTCGGCAATCGACAACTAAAGCGGCATTCACAGACTCTAATTTGCCATTGAGTGGTGCCAATTCAGTCGTTGGAAAAtcgattgttttgtttccagtgAATGACCCTTTGAAACCAATCGCTTGCGCAAAGATTGAGATTCTTATGTCTCGAGTAACAAAAGCTACTTTCACGCCAGAAGCCAATGAAGGAGTGAGTGGGTATTTCGAGTTTACTCAAGCGTCACCATTTGATCCTACGATGGCTGAAATACATTTAAACGGCTTGCAAAGCAAAGCTCACGGCTATCATGTCCACGCTTATCCGAGTCCAGACCACAAGAAACTTTCGGGGAGAGATGCATGCCACGGTTTTATTGCTGGAGATCATTGGAATCCCTTTGATATCGATATTAACACTAGCCCTGCGGAAGGAACAG GAACGTACGATAAGTATGAAGTCGGTGACTTGAGTGGAAAATATGGTTCTTTCCTTAATCGATCCACTTATGACAAGAGGCACATCGACTATAATCTACCCTTGTTTGGACCAAACAGTATCCAAGGTCGCTCCGTTCTTTTTCATAACCACAAGATCAGGGAGCAGAACAGGCGATGGGTTTGTAGCAACCTCAAACCAGTACTTGACCCCAAGACTCACTTCGTTATGAAAGCTGCCGCGAATTTTACAGGACCAACTCTGAAGGGAATGATCGTAATG GAGCAACACTTCTCCAGCGAAGCTAACGTCGCTTTCCCGGATGCCACCATCTTCATCGAGGTCATGCACTCGGACCCCCTCGCCGAGCCAACA GATGATCACAAGTGGGACATACATCTCGACCCAGTTGGCGACGATGCCGTAGCTCCCGAGCTCAACAAGAGATGTATGAGTTTGCATGAAGATTTAAACCCATTTGGAGTGTATGGCGAG GGAACTTATTCTACAGCCTGCAGCCCAACTAACATGCTCCGCTGTGAAATGGGAGATCTTACTAAGAAACACGCCCCTTTTAAGGTGAACGGCGGTCGCCAGTTTTACCATGATGTCAACCTTCCTCTGTTTGGTAAAAACTCAG TTGTAGGTCGCGGAATGACGGTTCACGAGAAAAACATGGGAGAATACCGAGTCGCCTGTGCAAACATTAATGCTGACCAGTCCCTTTTCGTGGAAAAATCTCTGGTTTTTAAGAGACATGATCTATTTTCAAC TTCCCATTTTGTCAATATTGTGTCCAAGGCGCTTGGAATTCCAAACTGGCGGCTGTTCAATATACGCATCGAAAAGGCTGAGGTCGAGAGATGCGAAATGATCAAGTTTGGAATCATTGGTAAAG CGGACCAAGTAAGTCAGCCTGTCAAGAAACTATCTGACATTTTGAGAGGGAATCCAGGTGTTCTCGAAGAGTATCGGCCCAGCGACGACTGTG tatccTTAGAACCAGCACCCATTTCAGGAACAGCGAGTTACGACCACGTAAACATTTTTAGTTTGGTCGTAGTTGCTATAGCAGCAGCTGCTTGGAAGATGTGCTAA
- the LOC141874283 gene encoding uncharacterized protein LOC141874283 isoform X1 has protein sequence MKNTSSNLMQRQKRLAGSEDGGNDAERGYSGEGDVAEEEEEEEDYEEEMEVAEEVEEDDDASGYDTATETETDTTETETEEEHGDKLNRLSLKNTNIRTEPKHIVFLTQLLLLFKFCHICKADNPTVEASENGTQAIMRTHCNNPKCNKEDLWYSQPQMPGLKIPAGNFLLALSILLAGGSATKVFKLFSFMGLGCVSLKTFFEYQGIKLFPLIYLYWQKYQSQMLAKLKSLQTSIVIAKFGAYTIFCCTVPMIIHFSLVQRNQAGSSPAMEFLAFKQCMEFLTAYGLSIGTFISDRHVSIASHMKNVLSHIVHYFDIWHLKKKIRKVLSKIAKTKECEELAAWIKPCERHLHWSATSTFNGNGRVIWAKFKAFMNHVVNKHSNFEDPFFNKCAHGHLEPRKWLRIGSVVYERLCEALTNSALIRGIKQASPLAQTSCLEGFHSVLNHFAPKMIAYSYAGMYCRHILAAVHFNFNLKREVKHRETDGAERVKVCYPKFKNGEATVRNVRVTQNYDYVEEIFQTFITASKEDIIDAAAKLREKTPAAMNTMLEKQSREEAIKKKEERSQMVVKDVPPTTPVSQVPQGNTQQNNEKRTRTCKKCKNPMKGHKSVLDCPKNKK, from the exons ATGAAGAACACTTCCAGCAACTTGATGCAGAGACAGAAAAGGCTTGCTGGATCAGAGGACGGTGGTAACGATGCAGAGAGAGGTTATTCAGGTGAAGGGGATGttgcagaagaagaagaagaagaagaagattaTGAAGAAGAAATGGAAGTAGCTGAAGAAGTAGAGGAAGATGATGACGCCTCTGGGTATGATACTGCAACAGAAACAGAAACAGATACCACTGAAACAGAAACAGAGGAAGAGCATGGGGACAAATTAAATCG GTTGTCGCTCAAGAACACCAACATCAGAACAGAGCCAAAACATATTGTCTTCCTCACTCAACTGCTGCTTCTCTTCAAGTTTTGCCACATCTGCAAGGCAGATAATCCTACAGTAGAGGCCAGTGAGAATGGGACACAGGCAATCATGAGAACACATTGCAACAATCCAAAGTGTAATAAGGAGGATCTCTGGTACAGCCAGCCCCAGATGCCAGGTCTGAAAATACCTGCAGGTAACTTCCTCCTGGCACTGTCTATTCTCCTTGCTGGAGGATCAGCAACCAAGGTTTTTAAGTTGTTCTCCTTCATGGGTCTTGGCTGTGTCTCACTCAAGACCTTCTTTGAGTATCAGGGG ATCAAGCTTTTTCCATTGATTTATCTCTATTGGCAAAAATACCAAAGCCAGATGCTTGCCAAATTGAAGTCTCTCCAAACCAGCATTGTCATTGCCAAGTTTGGGGCATACACTATTTTCTGTTGTACTGTCCCAATGATAATCCATTTCTCTCTTGTTCAA AGGAACCAAGCAGGCAGCAGCCCAGCAATGGAATTCCTTGCTTTTAAACAGTGTATGGAGTTTTTGACTGCTTATGGCCTTAGCATTGGAACGTTTATATCGGACAGACATGTCTCTATTGCTAGCCATATGAAAAATGTTCTCAGCCATATTGTTCACTACTTTGACATCTGGCATCTCAAGAAAA AAATTCGCAAAGTTCTTTCCAAAATAGCAAAGACAAAAGAGTGCGAGGAATTGGCAGCCTGGATTAAACCATGTGAGCGGCATCTCCATTGGAGTGCTACATCAACATTCAATGGAAATGGAAGAGTTATATGGGCAAAGTTTAAGGCATTTATGAATCATGTGGTAAACAAACACAGTAACTTTGAAGACCCCTTTTTTAACAAGTGTGCACATGGCCACCTTGAACCAAGAAAATGGTTAAGAATTG GTAGTGTGGTCTATGAGCGGTTATGTGAGGCACTTACAAATAGTGCTCTGATTAGAGGGATAAAGCAAGCTTCTCCACTTGCCCAGACCAGCTGCTTGGAGGGTTTCCACTCagttttgaatcattttgCACCGAAAATGATAGCTTACTCATATGCTGGCATGTACTGCAG GCATATCTTGGCTGCAGTACATTTCAactttaatttgaaaagagAGGTAAAGCACCGAGAGACAGATGGGGCTGAAAGGGTGAAAGTGTGTTAtccaaagtttaaaaatggTGAAGCAACTGTACGGAATGTGAGAGTTACCCAAAACTATG atTATGTGGAGGAGATATTCCAAACATTTATTACAGCGAGCAAGGAAGACATAATAGATGCTGCTGCTAAGCTGCGTGAAAAGACCCCGGCAGCAATGAACACTATGCTGGAGAAGCAGTCTAGAGAGGAGGcaataaaaaagaaggaagagaGAAGTCAAATGGTGGTAAAAGATGTCCCTCCAACCACACCAG tTTCTCAGGTACCCCAAGGAAATACCCAGCAGAACAATGAGAAGAGGACACGCACATGTAAAAAGTGCAAGAATCCAATGAAAGGCCACAAAAGTGTTTTAGACTgcccaaaaaataaaaagtga
- the LOC141874283 gene encoding uncharacterized protein LOC141874283 isoform X2: MKNTSSNLMQRQKRLAGSEDGGNDAERGYSGEGDVAEEEEEEEDYEEEMEVAEEVEEDDDASGYDTATETETDTTETETEEEHGDKLNRLSLKNTNIRTEPKHIVFLTQLLLLFKFCHICKADNPTVEASENGTQAIMRTHCNNPKCNKEDLWYSQPQMPGLKIPAGNFLLALSILLAGGSATKVFKLFSFMGLGCVSLKTFFEYQGRNQAGSSPAMEFLAFKQCMEFLTAYGLSIGTFISDRHVSIASHMKNVLSHIVHYFDIWHLKKKIRKVLSKIAKTKECEELAAWIKPCERHLHWSATSTFNGNGRVIWAKFKAFMNHVVNKHSNFEDPFFNKCAHGHLEPRKWLRIGSVVYERLCEALTNSALIRGIKQASPLAQTSCLEGFHSVLNHFAPKMIAYSYAGMYCRHILAAVHFNFNLKREVKHRETDGAERVKVCYPKFKNGEATVRNVRVTQNYDYVEEIFQTFITASKEDIIDAAAKLREKTPAAMNTMLEKQSREEAIKKKEERSQMVVKDVPPTTPVSQVPQGNTQQNNEKRTRTCKKCKNPMKGHKSVLDCPKNKK; this comes from the exons ATGAAGAACACTTCCAGCAACTTGATGCAGAGACAGAAAAGGCTTGCTGGATCAGAGGACGGTGGTAACGATGCAGAGAGAGGTTATTCAGGTGAAGGGGATGttgcagaagaagaagaagaagaagaagattaTGAAGAAGAAATGGAAGTAGCTGAAGAAGTAGAGGAAGATGATGACGCCTCTGGGTATGATACTGCAACAGAAACAGAAACAGATACCACTGAAACAGAAACAGAGGAAGAGCATGGGGACAAATTAAATCG GTTGTCGCTCAAGAACACCAACATCAGAACAGAGCCAAAACATATTGTCTTCCTCACTCAACTGCTGCTTCTCTTCAAGTTTTGCCACATCTGCAAGGCAGATAATCCTACAGTAGAGGCCAGTGAGAATGGGACACAGGCAATCATGAGAACACATTGCAACAATCCAAAGTGTAATAAGGAGGATCTCTGGTACAGCCAGCCCCAGATGCCAGGTCTGAAAATACCTGCAGGTAACTTCCTCCTGGCACTGTCTATTCTCCTTGCTGGAGGATCAGCAACCAAGGTTTTTAAGTTGTTCTCCTTCATGGGTCTTGGCTGTGTCTCACTCAAGACCTTCTTTGAGTATCAGGGG AGGAACCAAGCAGGCAGCAGCCCAGCAATGGAATTCCTTGCTTTTAAACAGTGTATGGAGTTTTTGACTGCTTATGGCCTTAGCATTGGAACGTTTATATCGGACAGACATGTCTCTATTGCTAGCCATATGAAAAATGTTCTCAGCCATATTGTTCACTACTTTGACATCTGGCATCTCAAGAAAA AAATTCGCAAAGTTCTTTCCAAAATAGCAAAGACAAAAGAGTGCGAGGAATTGGCAGCCTGGATTAAACCATGTGAGCGGCATCTCCATTGGAGTGCTACATCAACATTCAATGGAAATGGAAGAGTTATATGGGCAAAGTTTAAGGCATTTATGAATCATGTGGTAAACAAACACAGTAACTTTGAAGACCCCTTTTTTAACAAGTGTGCACATGGCCACCTTGAACCAAGAAAATGGTTAAGAATTG GTAGTGTGGTCTATGAGCGGTTATGTGAGGCACTTACAAATAGTGCTCTGATTAGAGGGATAAAGCAAGCTTCTCCACTTGCCCAGACCAGCTGCTTGGAGGGTTTCCACTCagttttgaatcattttgCACCGAAAATGATAGCTTACTCATATGCTGGCATGTACTGCAG GCATATCTTGGCTGCAGTACATTTCAactttaatttgaaaagagAGGTAAAGCACCGAGAGACAGATGGGGCTGAAAGGGTGAAAGTGTGTTAtccaaagtttaaaaatggTGAAGCAACTGTACGGAATGTGAGAGTTACCCAAAACTATG atTATGTGGAGGAGATATTCCAAACATTTATTACAGCGAGCAAGGAAGACATAATAGATGCTGCTGCTAAGCTGCGTGAAAAGACCCCGGCAGCAATGAACACTATGCTGGAGAAGCAGTCTAGAGAGGAGGcaataaaaaagaaggaagagaGAAGTCAAATGGTGGTAAAAGATGTCCCTCCAACCACACCAG tTTCTCAGGTACCCCAAGGAAATACCCAGCAGAACAATGAGAAGAGGACACGCACATGTAAAAAGTGCAAGAATCCAATGAAAGGCCACAAAAGTGTTTTAGACTgcccaaaaaataaaaagtga
- the LOC141874285 gene encoding uncharacterized protein LOC141874285 isoform X2, which yields MAACKFETKGKQQYRQKGSKEGFLRSVSYHEFTRLVYGRTGNTRIPLPACAYSVIRKQFPINKDENYVGFELDDD from the exons ATGGCTGCATGCAAGTTTGAGACCAAGGGAAAGCAACAATACAGGCaaaaaggaagcaaagaaGG ATTCTTGCGGAGTGTCTCATACCATGAATTTACAAGACTTGTGTATGGCAGGACGGGAAATACAAGGATACCACTTCCTGCATGCGCTTATTCTGTGATAAGAAAGCAGTTCCCGATAAATAAGGATGAAAACTATGTTGGATTTGAACTTGATGACGACTAG
- the LOC141874285 gene encoding uncharacterized protein LOC141874285 isoform X1, protein MKWSLPKTAKCLYQKKKYSLVTRIQTNLHLVRLQNTRPNMKATAPSHLRRRARMMMLLLHLPKNRSQMQNGQHSMKERKDNEELEKQLKDRLEGTVAVSEWCGCGNCSVFLLQNISEC, encoded by the exons ATGAAGTGGAGCTTACCCAAAACAGCAAAATGCCTTTATCAGAAGAAGAAGTACAGTTTAGTGACGAGAATTCAGACGAATCTCCACTTAGTTCGTCTCCAGAATACGAGACCGAACATGAAAGCGACGGCGCCTTCGCATCTCCGTCGGCGAGCGAggatgatgatgttgctgcTGCATTTGCCGAAGAACCGCTCGCAGATGCAGAATGGACAGCACAGTatgaaagagagaaaagatAACGAAGAACTGGAGAAACAGTTAAAGGATCGATTAGAGGGCACTGTAGCAGTAAGCGAGTG GTGCGGGTGTGGAAACTGCAGTGTGTTCCTTCTTCAGAACATCAGCGAATGTTAG
- the LOC141874284 gene encoding uncharacterized protein LOC141874284 has product MEGEYKVTLSIYSGLPDPVWKFDSQHESFKTIKEHLDDARGKGITYRHEQMPSILGFRGFLMQSFDAEQADLIVGKGTEALQKLLLDTMPKGLIRDDLRKMILQAIDSGAVSAKTPDKSQSTTSQDVSREIGKILHYAPPLDLARWNTSCVQTKNNCYNYANDKITNTFAQPGRASGKPITDLTVAQVLAAVESDGWLKMDVPPGAPCPTAPEQPNCLVALFVAVGTDYHCMRLDDNKLWSQKLGGTAATNLDGAGNKISDPRKAVKLPIGPTYKFVSFMKIFTNIIE; this is encoded by the exons ATGGAAG GAGAGTATAAGGTAACTTTGTCCATATATAGCGGTCTTCCTGATCCTGTTTGGAAGTTTGATTCCCAACATGAGAGCTTCAAAACGATTAAGGAGCATTTGGACGATGCCAGAGGTAAAGGAATCACCTATCGTCACGAACAGATGCCCTCCATTCTTGGGTTCAGGGGTTTCTTGATGCAGTCCTTCGACGCTGAGCAAGCAGACTTAATTGTCGGCAAGGGGACAGAAGCCCTTCAAAAGCTATTGCTGGACACTATGCCCAAAGGATTAATCAGAGATGACTTGCGGAAAATGATTTTGCAAGCGATCGACTCAGGAGCTGTCTCAGCTAAGACACCTGATAAAAGCCAGAGTACTACCTCTCAAGATGTTTCACGAGAAATTGGAAAGATACTACACTACGCACCTCCACTGGACTTGGCAAGGTGGAACACCAGTTGCGTTCAAACCAAGAACAACTGCTATAACTACGCAAACGACAAGATAACAAACACCTTTGCACAGCCTGGTAGAGCCAGTGGTAAACCAATCACCGATTTAACCGTTGCCCAGGTACTTGCAGCTGTGGAAAGTGACGGTTGGTTAAAAATGGATGTGCCTCCAGGGGCCCCTTGTCCTACGGCACCGGAACAACCAAACTGCTTGGTGGcactttttgttgctgttg GCACGGATTACCATTGCATGCGTTTGGATGACAACAAACTGTGGTCCCAAAAGCTTGGAGGAACCGCTGCCACAAACCTTGATGGAGCCGGCAACAAGATATCTGATCCAAGGAAGGCTGTCAAGCTACCTATCGGTCCAACTTAtaagtttgtttctttcatgaAGATTTTTACAAACATAATAGAATAA